Below is a window of Plasmodium sp. gorilla clade G2 genome assembly, chromosome: 14 DNA.
taaataaatatatatatatatatatatgttgtgtaaaaaaaaaaaaaaaaaaatatatatgaaaagaatCAATTTCATATCCTTTTatgaattacaaaaaaaaaaaaaaaacaataaaataaaataatccctcttttgttatattttatatttttcacatttgttaaatattttaaaatataatctgtagcaatattgaaaaaaagaattatggAAGAAATTTCTAAAAAgtttgaaaaattaaaagaaaatataagaagGTTTAatcatgaaaataaaatattcgatttaataaaaaatgtagagAAATACTTTTTTAGTGATAAATCAAATCAAAAGGACAATTTTAAtgatatgttatttttaatacaatattctttaaaatataaggGCATATGTAAGTGGCCAAATTATAGTAACTTATttgtaataaattataatttaaatgagaattttaaaaacatggtacaaaataataaagagtTTTTTGAAGAGTATGTAAGAATGAATgagaatgaatatattactcggaataaagagaaaaatataaatcgtGATGACAATAACAATGATACAACTAATATGGATAGCAAGGAAATtttcttaaataataataataataataataataataataacaacaatttGTTTACAACAAGTGATATTCAattaaatgaagataatatgaaaaagcaAATAAAAGAACATAACCAGATAagtaataatgattataaaaagaaggaaagaaaaataaatacatattttaatgatgatataagcttatttaataaaataaaattacaaatatttatgtatatgatACTTAACAATTAtagaattaaaatattagttAATTCATTATCAGCATTAAATCGTCCTAtcaatgttatatatataaattgtccaaataataaagaagaaaaaaaaaacatttacGATAAATTTACTAACTTCTTTTCatcttattataaatttaataatacatatattaataacattaaaaaaaataattatcaaaGTATTATAAAAGATGATAATTGTTCTTGCTCAGAGTTATCATCAttgaaagaaaatataacaactattaataataaaagtaataataaaagtgacAAATATATAGGAGGATATAATCCAATAAACAATACTATATGGTTAtgttcaaataatattactaattattataaattgaaatatatattaacacatGAACTAATACATGCCTTTGATTTTGCTAGAGCAAATATAGATATGTATAATTGTAAGCATATTGCTTGTTCAGAAATTCGAGCCTATAATTTAAGTAACCaatgtaattattttaatagcAAATATTTTGTAGGAAATAAAGATGTTTTTAATAGTTCAAAATCTTCAGTAATTGAAAATacttcaaaaaataaatgtatatataataatgtctACTCATCattatatcaatataaaCCTTGTAGTAATGATACACATacgtatataaataatgtttttGATAAATGTCTACATGATTACTGGCCCTTCATGTGTCCTCCTGAGCAGGACAGTAAATACAAGCCCTCCAAAATTTTTAAGgattaaaatgataaaaatgaattaaaaaatataaacataaacaaaattgtgtctttataatattccaccatatatatatatatatatatatatatatatttatttatttgtttatatgtCCCTTGTctaattaacatatatataacccttaaatttttattcttttcatatatttttttttttttttttggtacatattaatttgtttttatttgtatttttttgtttgttttttattttattttatttttttttttttgttggtATAACAATTTTTcggtaaaaaaaatttattattttataaaaaacaaacCCTTTTGATAgtaatacaaaaataaaaaattaacaaataaaacaaaataagatagaaaaaaaaaagacaaataatataaaaataagacattagtgttatacatattattaagtTAAAACACATTTttgtaaaacaaaaaaaaaaaaaaaattaaaacatatatatatatatatatttatttatttatatttattattttatgataataGTATTACCACTTCCATTAATTAACCTTCCCTTTGTGCGAAATATGTCtcgttttttgttttttcctGATTTGTATcaaaaattttttcttcaagAGGAATATTTTGCATTAAAGTTTTGTCTTCCTCCTTTTTATCATCGTCTATATAGCTAGCTATATTATCTTGTTCTATATTTTCGTCTAATATACTATCTTCAATTAAAGCTAGTTCAGCATCAATTTCTTGTTCATCCAAATTTAGTGGTATATCATATGaggatgataaaatatttccaATTTCTTTGGTATCCTCTATATAATCAAATAGATCATCTTGTAActtttcaattttatttatatttacttttttaatattttttttcaacacCTTGCTTGTATTTTGTAAGGCCTTATAGGTATCAATAGAAAATTGAACATTATCATTtgcatattttatttgatcaATATTAAATTGTATACCCATTGTgctttctttattattttcatatactttctttttttgtataatatttgcAGCTTTATTTCTTAAACTGTTGATAATGTGTTGATTAActggatttttttttttttcttcttcaattttttgttttattacatttagttccttattatatttttctatattttcatcaataCTTTTAACGCTTTTTTCGAGGGTGTCTAACAGAGacgttaaaaaaaaaaaagaaaaataacacacaaaggataaaaatatacaaagatggataattaaaataaataaatatatatatgtttctaTAAATTTGGGCTTATgtaatcatatttatatatatgagacTATTATATGTGTTACAAATAATTGGGAAAAATATAAGACAACATATATGAGAACttatttgttcatatatgaatatgtatataaataaacatatatatatatatatatatatatatttatattatattcatttaatttttttacaatatattaCCATACGCTTCATCtaatgttttttcttttttaccCTTGAAGAACCTTaaaagattaaaaaaaagaaaaaaaaatatatataaatgcaaAAATACACaacaatgatatatatattttttgtaccaaaaaaaatacttgAGATAAATATGttacaaaatgaaaaatttcacataaaaaaaaatatatataattattatgttatcaatattatgatgttcatttttttttttttttttttttttacttcatAGTGCTCTTTTGGTTTGACTTTgaataaaaagaaaggaaaaaTTTAAAGAGACTTCAGAATATTAACAAAacaacaaaatgaaaaaaaaataataataaagtaataaatacaataagaatttataaaatacataatttttatttatttattttttattgtatattatatttcttaaatatTCCCAATCtccaaatatatttttacatatatgtttACTTTCTCCCTCATATAGATTGTcaactttttaaaaatgaaattaatccattgaaaaaaaaaaaaaaaaatataatatatgcttatatatatttattacatttaatGTATgcataaatgtataaatatattaattttatttttttaaattcattatacaaaaataagggattatataattttatttctgtaattatatatatataatatattttttcttttttaccTCAATAATAAAGCTTTCCATATaattagaaatataaattataattatattataaaaataaaaaatatatatatataatatatatattggcattcttataaaatattttcttccgtttgataagaatatataacaGCATTAttatagttatatataatatatatatatattttatttatttcatgtaCCAATTAACACTATATAACAACATAAAAGAAGAACATTATAAGAATGGTGACAGCTATAAAAGGAGTTTTAGTTAAATGCGATGAACCTACTAtgcaaataattttaatgttAAATGAAGAGAAGAATTTTTTGATTGAAAAAATTAGTGAGACTGTTTGTTTATGTAAAGAAAATGTTCATGATTTTCTAGAAAAAGAAGTAATAAAACAATTGGAATATTCAGAAAGGCATGAAACTGAAGATTAgtctttttaataatttcttttggttaaaaaaaattataaatataaggtTGGTATTATAAATTCGAAGTATAATTAAACTtatttgtaaataaatatatatatatatatatttatatttatgtaaatattttatttttagttgctttcatttttttttattcatttttttttattcattttttttttttttattaatttatttttttgtgtatgtTTAATTAACtaaaaaaacagaaaaaaaaaaaaaaaaaaaaaaaagatacaaaagaaaaattattttgaacTATCAATACGTTCAGTTATATCATCAATTAGCCACATGAAAGATTTTAATAAGCCTTTACCAGAAAAGGCACTACATTCATTTATACACCAATGCCTGTCCATACTCATATCATTCAATTTGAgtatctaaaaaaaaattaaaagaaaaaataaaagcatataaatttaaatatatatatgtatgtacgtatatatatatgtatataagttcatatatttatatcataaaagttttaaatttttatttaacctCAGCTATTTGATTAATAGTTAGAGATTTATCAATGTCTACtttatttgataaaattaataaagtaGATCCATATAATCTTTCctcttttaatatttgtttcAATTCAAATGAACATAATTGTAATCGAAACAAATCTGTACTGTCAACAACAAAAATTATACCATCTACATCTTCATAATAGTTTTTCCAAAAATGACGAATACTTTTTTGTCCTCCTATATCCCATATGttaagaatattattatcaaattcTATTGTTTCAATATTAAATCCAAATGTTGGACTAACACTATAAATATCTTGACCTAATAATCTTTTTACTATAGTTGTTTTTCCAGCATTATCTAACcctaatattaatattcttagattctttttattatcctttattttttttagaattTTTAACAATACCATTCTTTAAAAGTACAGGtcattataaaatgtatatataaataaaatgtatataatatatataaatatatattttatatgtgtatatgtttttttctttttctacataataaaatattttataaaagagTAAGAATTCTTCTTTGTGTCTTCCaaaattttgttatttttaaagCATTTTCATTAATCTAATAATACAGAAaatagggaaaaaaaaaatatatatatatatatatatatatatatatatatatatgtatataataatatacgtatctttctttttttttttttatttttgttaatttatttcagtattataatttaatttttttccatcataaataaaacatatttttttatgtatataaatgacataataaattatttgtttaataatttttttttcaaattaatgagggaaaaaaaaaaaaattatgttcttacgaaaatatatatatttatatatattattaaaaaaagaaaaaattatatctttttataaaagtttcaatttttttatataatatttaaaaaaaaaaaaataaaataaaatgtaaaaataaaaaataaaaaataaaatatatattatgttatatatatgtatataataaattaaattaagcCGAAATGTGGGTACATATGAAGAAGGGAAATCcttttattataacatatattactatataaacaatatatatatatatagaataataataaataagttcctttaattttttttatatttttcaaaaagaTTAAAATACTTCTTCCAATTCTTCTAAAAAtgttaaatttattaaattgttCAGTTCGTTTAAATCTATAaatgtaaagaaaaatataaaaaacaaaattaataccagattattattattaaaaagaaaggaCTGCTATTATATGTactcatttatattttttccctataattttatgtattacaatattttaagaatattaaaaatatagataataaataaatcaatatatatatatatatatttaaatgtgtaacatgaaatttttttattcttactCATTGAGTTTCCTCCATTTTGTACATATACTATGTTACTTAATGTATCATCTTCATTAacctatataatatttaataacacggaaatacaaaaatgtagatatattataatatctaAGTAATGATATTGTAAtactataatattatatacacacaatattatattgttatgtttttctatttttcattgtttttttttttcttttttttttaattaccATTCCTAAAACTTCCACATACGTTTCAAAAGAATCGTCCATTTGTTCGTCATTTAAATAACATTTTATTTCAGcatctatatataattttttatattaaataatatatataaataaattataccACGTTGAacgtttatatataaataaacaaataaacatatatataaatatatatatatatatatggatatgcttttttcttattattatatatcttattacTGTCAGAAGTTAGAAGAGTCAATTCATTGCCATCCTTCTTTAAAACCTTTCCAACAAGTCGAACATTCttgttataaaatttatttaagtattttttattaaccctcctaaaatatgaagaataaaagaaaatattgacacataaatatgtatatatatatatatatataaagtatctattattctatttttttaatttttcgtTTTTGTTTCTTACGGAGCTACAAAATGTTCCATTTGTTATAGAAGAAATATtagataatgatatattttttcgcttaaaagaaaaaaatgtatacaagaattttttattattaatatataaattctaaattttcaattaatttatatttagttCTTAAAATCTTGAAAGTTCATATTTTTAGAGTATTTTGttatatgaaattattatatttatataattatttgaggaaaaaaaagaaaaaaagaaaaaaaaaaaaaaaaaaaaaaaaaattaattaagcAGTATCATTTTTGTGTATAATTATTTgagataagaaaaaaatcaaaataataaaaaaaaaaaataatgtacaTATGAATgatgtatttatatgtatatatttatttatttattttattttttttttttgtattaaggAGAGAGAAAGTAATGCTTATAAGAAATATGATTAAAATCTTGAATTATAActgtatgtatatgtatatatttattttttttttccttcaaaatgtatctttaaaaataaaaattatttataaattaattttttttttttaagacaAATTAGTAttcaagaaaaagaaaacaaaataaaatttacataaaattatatagtcAAGCAATTacacaataatatatatatatatatatatatatatatatatatttatatttataataaagtagaattaatatattcacaattaattaatatcattttttataacataaaaaataatgattatgGTTAAACATGAGAgttacacaaaaaaataaaaataacacatcttagaatatatatatatataatatatgtgtatatattaaggGTTATGGATTAAGATCAAGGAAAcgtttttttataaataaaaaaaaaaaaaaagaagataaaagaaatatattatattattatgcatgttatatatatatatatatatatatatatatatattggaaATTTCactttgttttattttattttattttttttggcactattatatataaatggcTCACTTTTGGACATCGcgatatttaaaaaatgctTCTctatcaaatattttttgttcatcTGATAGGCTATAATTTTTGGAAAtgctttttttatttttatgatttggAGGTTTTGATATCATACCTAAGTTTTTCTTTTGTCGTaagaatttatttttctcttttgtATATTTGGTTTCTTGTTTTTCTACATAACGTTTCATGACTTCTTCCTTTTTGATAGGAGAAAGAGGAATTTCAGATGCAATATTTTTACGGTTGGATTTTTTCAtccatttgttatatttagcatttatataattccaactgttttttttcttatcataAAATGTGGAATTATTATTCAATTTGAAATAGTCAGTTGCTAAGTCGATAGGAGTATTTACAATATcatgttttttcttttttccaaATAATTTAAGTTTTTTAGTACCTCTTATAATTTTACTTCTTGTTTTTAAaccaatatatatttttttttttggatattcatttttttcttcattaacTGATTCatccttatttattttacaaaGAGAAGAATCCACTttgatatttcttttattaaaatgattTTTGGAAGAATCATTTGGAGCATTCACATGATCTCCATTTATTCCATTTTCTTtggtttttcttttttgtgtATCTATTAAATTATCTTTTAGTTGATCATGTATATCTTCTAATTGTCTactcttatatattttatatgaatctGATTTGTttttctcatatatataatgtgtacttttatcttttatattaaaggAATAATTATACAAACTACTCTTTGAGTTTTCTTTGGGTGGTCTTTTAAGCCCACTAATATAATCTTGACGATCATATGTATCTTCTTCCtgtaataaaatatcttcatttattttcttataatctttttttttaaacagaTTGTTCCATGGGTTAGTTTCAGGTtgataattaaataaattattcatttgtatattttctgaaaatatattattgtccTGATTTTTTCTTTGGCTAAGATCAAAAGGAAATAGACTCTTTTCAAATAATtccttttctatattattcttatcatttataaaattattatttttaaattcatcATATGTTTCTTTTGTATCTTgcattttttcttcatttgacATAATATCCTTTATTATACCTTTACACAATATATctacattttcatttttttcatctttacAATTTTCTTCAAagatatctatattttttttttttttttttttttctacgaTATTTtgagaattattatttatattgttattttctttattactaatataattttcattatctaatattttatcattccTATTTGTATGCAGATCATTTTTTAGAATCATTTTTTCATCTAATTGGTTTGAATGattatcatcttcatcaaGTGATTCACTTAAAGGATTATAATTACattcatatgaataatttataCAATTCACATTATCATACATATTATGACATTCcacttgtttttttttattgtttcgATATTTATTTTGCTTACGATATAGGTAAGTATTTATCTTATAATCATTaggataatatttattagcatttgttatatttttgttttctttattattcattGTAACATGTTTTTCTTCTGTCTTATCATCTGTTATAATTTCTTGATGAATAATGTTATCGATAATTTGCAAATCATTAATGTTATACTCTCTTAAACATTcagatataaattttttatgtaatgatgatattaaatattttatgtgattattcatatgtgtattaaaattaaaaatataattataattatatttatttgtatcagTATTATTCCATCTGTTTAGTGCTTCAAAAATTGTTTGATCACTTATTAATATACTTTTTTCCCTATGTCCATTATTAATTGGattgtttatatttgtattaggATTAACTATATCAATTTTTGTgtgttcatttatatttgaatTGTTTAATGTATGAGATAAATTATTGTCCTCTAcatgattatttatatgagtTATATTATTGGCAGATGTattgttattaatatttagaTTCATATTTAGAGTTTTatctttttgattttttaatttttttaacctCTTTTGTTCTATTAAATCATTGATTTTCATgacaatattatttttgacAATGGTTTTATTTAATTGATATCTTGCAATTTCATTTCTAAGTTCATCTAAGTTTTGTTTCTTAATTGAACTTAAAGGAATTAGAGGCTTCTCTAAATTTTTGAAGGATACAATATCTTGATTAATAATTTGAATTTTTATAGCTAAATCTTttgtatttaataaatcacATTTACTTAAAACTAtttgatattttatattatatctatcAAAGAAAtgtaataattctttatcgCTAGTTTTAAGTCCAACTCTACAAtcaataagaataaaaactttttttaaattttttcgattttttaaataaaataaggtAAATTCATTCCATTGTAATCTAAGTTCTTCTTTACTTTCAGCATAACCATAACCTGGTAAATCTACTAAACACATTAAACATGGTTTCcctattttataaaaatgaatttctTTAGTACATCCAGGTATTTTGCTAACTTTAGCTTTATTTGTCCGACCACATAATTCGTTAATTAGGGTTGATTTACCACAATTGGATCTACCAATAAAAGCTATTTCTGGATATTTTGGTAAAGGTAATTCATTTACTTGAATAGCTGTTTTGTACAAAACCATTCTTGGCTTTAATTGATCTAAAAATATTGGAGCAAAATTCGGACGtttttcattcatatattttttttgtaatttatttaaaggtTTCCCTATC
It encodes the following:
- a CDS encoding ADP-ribosylation factor, putative is translated as MVLLKILKKIKDNKKNLRILILGLDNAGKTTIVKRLLGQDIYSVSPTFGFNIETIEFDNNILNIWDIGGQKSIRHFWKNYYEDVDGIIFVVDSTDLFRLQLCSFELKQILKEERLYGSTLLILSNKVDIDKSLTINQIAEILKLNDMSMDRHWCINECSAFSGKGLLKSFMWLIDDITERIDSSK
- a CDS encoding replication factor A protein 3, putative; the encoded protein is MEHFVAPRVNKKYLNKFYNKNVRLVGKVLKKDGNELTLLTSDNAEIKCYLNDEQMDDSFETYVEVLGMVNEDDTLSNIVYVQNGGNSMNLNELNNLINLTFLEELEEVF
- a CDS encoding GTP-binding protein, putative, which codes for MNLINYTLRRYSSLQNSMRVENLRRNVNMINDEMLNYNCYMSKRKREKSLKLDMNIYEQLKRKMIGKPLNKLQKKYMNEKRPNFAPIFLDQLKPRMVLYKTAIQVNELPLPKYPEIAFIGRSNCGKSTLINELCGRTNKAKVSKIPGCTKEIHFYKIGKPCLMCLVDLPGYGYAESKEELRLQWNEFTLFYLKNRKNLKKVFILIDCRVGLKTSDKELLHFFDRYNIKYQIVLSKCDLLNTKDLAIKIQIINQDIVSFKNLEKPLIPLSSIKKQNLDELRNEIARYQLNKTIVKNNIVMKINDLIEQKRLKKLKNQKDKTLNMNLNINNNTSANNITHINNHVEDNNLSHTLNNSNINEHTKIDIVNPNTNINNPINNGHREKSILISDQTIFEALNRWNNTDTNKYNYNYIFNFNTHMNNHIKYLISSLHKKFISECLREYNINDLQIIDNIIHQEIITDDKTEEKHVTMNNKENKNITNANKYYPNDYKINTYLYRKQNKYRNNKKKQVECHNMYDNVNCINYSYECNYNPLSESLDEDDNHSNQLDEKMILKNDLHTNRNDKILDNENYISNKENNNINNNSQNIVEKKKKKKNIDIFEENCKDEKNENVDILCKGIIKDIMSNEEKMQDTKETYDEFKNNNFINDKNNIEKELFEKSLFPFDLSQRKNQDNNIFSENIQMNNLFNYQPETNPWNNLFKKKDYKKINEDILLQEEDTYDRQDYISGLKRPPKENSKSSLYNYSFNIKDKSTHYIYEKNKSDSYKIYKSRQLEDIHDQLKDNLIDTQKRKTKENGINGDHVNAPNDSSKNHFNKRNIKVDSSLCKINKDESVNEEKNEYPKKKIYIGLKTRSKIIRGTKKLKLFGKKKKHDIVNTPIDLATDYFKLNNNSTFYDKKKNSWNYINAKYNKWMKKSNRKNIASEIPLSPIKKEEVMKRYVEKQETKYTKEKNKFLRQKKNLGMISKPPNHKNKKSISKNYSLSDEQKIFDREAFFKYRDVQK
- a CDS encoding metalloprotease, putative — protein: MEEISKKFEKLKENIRRFNHENKIFDLIKNVEKYFFSDKSNQKDNFNDMLFLIQYSLKYKGICKWPNYSNLFVINYNLNENFKNMVQNNKEFFEEYVRMNENEYITRNKEKNINRDDNNNDTTNMDSKEIFLNNNNNNNNNNNNNLFTTSDIQLNEDNMKKQIKEHNQISNNDYKKKERKINTYFNDDISLFNKIKLQIFMYMILNNYRIKILVNSLSALNRPINVIYINCPNNKEEKKNIYDKFTNFFSSYYKFNNTYINNIKKNNYQSIIKDDNCSCSELSSLKENITTINNKSNNKSDKYIGGYNPINNTIWLCSNNITNYYKLKYILTHELIHAFDFARANIDMYNCKHIACSEIRAYNLSNQCNYFNSKYFVGNKDVFNSSKSSVIENTSKNKCIYNNVYSSLYQYKPCSNDTHTYINNVFDKCLHDYWPFMCPPEQDSKYKPSKIFKD
- a CDS encoding vacuolar-sorting protein SNF7, putative, producing MKFFKGKKEKTLDEAYDTLEKSVKSIDENIEKYNKELNVIKQKIEEEKKKNPVNQHIINSLRNKAANIIQKKKVYENNKESTMGIQFNIDQIKYANDNVQFSIDTYKALQNTSKVLKKNIKKVNINKIEKLQDDLFDYIEDTKEIGNILSSSYDIPLNLDEQEIDAELALIEDSILDENIEQDNIASYIDDDKKEEDKTLMQNIPLEEKIFDTNQEKTKNETYFAQREG
- a CDS encoding transcription factor TFIIH complex subunit Tfb5, putative, which gives rise to MVTAIKGVLVKCDEPTMQIILMLNEEKNFLIEKISETVCLCKENVHDFLEKEVIKQLEYSERHETED